In Helianthus annuus cultivar XRQ/B chromosome 8, HanXRQr2.0-SUNRISE, whole genome shotgun sequence, a single genomic region encodes these proteins:
- the LOC110898058 gene encoding uncharacterized protein LOC110898058, producing the protein MSTTNHRYLLRLSLSCRKITAQVTNSATDSIVAMASSTEQEFMPYYRSKLTTFPRPHRFYDANIATRIGEKLGFRLSDIGISHVEIDIPEQPPLPIHHRKMIAPLLDSVKRVGIRVSGSENLEEKLVVIDCLLLMNNDNLHCCDLFLL; encoded by the exons ATGAGTACCACCAACCACCGTTACCTCCTCCGATTATCTCTATCATGCAGGAAAATAACCGCTCAGGTCACCAACTCCGCCACCGATTCCATCGTCGCCATGGCTTCATCCACTGAGCAGGAATTTATGCCTTACTACCGATCCAAACTCACCACCTTCCCTAGACCTCACAGGTTTTACGACGCCAATATCGCCACCAGAATCGGCGAAAAGCTAGGGTTTCGTCTCTCCGACATCGGTATCTCGCACGTCGAAATTGACATCCCTGAACAACCTCCACTGCCGATTCACCACCGGAAAATGATCGCTCCGTTGTTAGATTCTGTTAAACGAGTTGGAATTAGGGTTTCTGGATCGGAAAACTTGGAAGAGAAG TTAGTTGTTATTGATTGTCTTTTGTTAATGAATAATGATAATTTACATTGCTGTGATTTGTTTTTACTTTGA
- the LOC110906682 gene encoding protein MICROTUBULE BINDING PROTEIN 2C, translated as MHHQSFQHFGGVEPPSYLSGEDLRPSSPSHHRNPAANNVDRALYDDLVQIFPLVQSLIDQKGSSCFTRRGSMIYTKKPSRESISNKVTERDAQSILRKKRVENGGNDQVVFPSSANLTKEREELVELREKVEDLQKQLLEKDEILKSAEASKSETDSVHSMLDHVKKQALEKDALLRSTQAQLADVKIKLADKQASVEKLQWETMTSNKKVEKLQEDLNAIQGETSSYTLLFEGLSNDNYTLSHQDCYDVTPHDDHLPEIDDMDEMEMRKMEEAQEAYMAAVAAAKEKQDDESIAKAANARLHLQSFVLKR; from the exons ATGCATCATCAGTCGTTTCAGCACTTCGGTGGTGTAGAACCACCTTCGTATCTTTCCGGCGAAGATCTCCGCCCTTCTTCGCCGTCCCACCACCGTAACCCCGCCGCCAACAACGTCGACCGTGCTCTATACGATGACCTCGTCCAGATCTTTCCTCTCGTTCAGTCGCTGATT GATCAAAAGGGAAGTAGTTGTTTCACTCGTAGGGGGTCCATGATCTACACTAAGAAACCTTCAAGAGAATCAATCTCTAATAAG GTGACTGAAAGGGATGCTCAATCAATTCTCAGGAAAAAGCGCGTGGAAAATGGTGGAAACGACCAAGTTGTGTTTCCCTCGAGTGCAAATTTGACAAAAGAAAGGGAAGAACTGGTTGAATTGAGGGAGAAAGTGGAGGATTTGCAGAAACAGTTGTTGGAGAAAGATGAAATCTTGAAGTCAGCAGAAGCTTCAAAAAGTGAAACTGATTCTGTTCATAGCATGCTCGATCATGTGAAGAAACAGGCATTGGAAAAGGATGCTTTACTGCGCTCTACTCAAGCACAGTTAGCTGATGTAAAG ATTAAACTTGCTGATAAACAAGCATCTGTCGAGAAACTACAGTGGGAAACTATGACTTCCAACAAAAAGGTGGAGAAACTCCAGGAAGATTTGAATGCCATTCAAGGAGAGACGTCATCATATACGTTGTTATTCGAAGGTTTATCAAATGACAATTATACCCTTTCGCACCAAGACTGTTATGATGTCACCCCACATGATGATCACCTTCCTGAAATA GATGACATGGATGAGATGGAAATGAGGAAAATGGAAGAGGCGCAAGAAGCCTACATGGCTGCTGTTGCGGCTGCAAAGGAGAAGCAAGATGACGAGTCGATCGCAAAAGCTGCCAATGCTAGGTTGCATCTGCAATCTTTTGTTTTAAAACGTTGA